Proteins co-encoded in one Candidatus Pelagibacter sp. RS40 genomic window:
- a CDS encoding carbohydrate ABC transporter permease, giving the protein MNKTVNQKAWLFVIPVFVLVAFNAIIPLMTVVNYAFQETFGNNVFMWEGTRWFKQILLSDRFHSALGRQILFTLIILFIQIPLGIFIALTMPKEGIGVSVCLVLMSMPLLIPWNVVGAMWNIFALPDIGFLGHSLNALGFDYNFTQQSGDAWFTTVLMDVWHWTSLVVLLSYAGLRSIQPAYYQAAEIDGASRWSVFRHIELPKMKKVLTIAILLRFMDSFMIYTEPFVLTGGGPGNATAFLSIDLVKMALGQFDLGPAAAMSLIYFFIVLTVCWVFYNLMMKNEGQS; this is encoded by the coding sequence ATGAATAAAACAGTAAATCAAAAAGCTTGGCTCTTCGTAATACCAGTTTTTGTATTAGTTGCTTTTAACGCCATTATTCCATTAATGACAGTTGTTAATTATGCTTTTCAAGAGACTTTTGGCAATAATGTATTTATGTGGGAGGGAACTAGATGGTTTAAACAAATACTTCTTTCAGATAGGTTTCATTCCGCCTTAGGAAGACAAATTTTATTTACACTCATAATATTATTTATACAAATTCCACTTGGAATTTTCATTGCATTAACAATGCCAAAGGAAGGAATTGGGGTATCAGTTTGTTTAGTACTAATGTCTATGCCACTTTTAATACCTTGGAATGTAGTAGGTGCAATGTGGAATATTTTTGCATTACCTGACATTGGCTTTTTAGGACACTCACTGAATGCATTAGGCTTTGATTACAATTTCACACAACAAAGTGGTGATGCATGGTTTACAACTGTTTTGATGGATGTTTGGCACTGGACTTCACTTGTAGTTCTATTGTCTTATGCAGGCCTAAGATCAATTCAACCTGCATATTACCAAGCAGCAGAAATTGACGGTGCTAGTAGATGGTCAGTGTTTAGACATATTGAATTACCTAAAATGAAGAAAGTTTTAACAATTGCAATACTTCTACGTTTTATGGATAGTTTTATGATTTACACAGAACCATTTGTGTTAACTGGGGGTGGTCCAGGAAATGCAACAGCTTTTTTATCAATTGACTTAGTTAAAATGGCACTTGGTCAATTTGATTTAGGTCCAGCAGCAGCTATGTCCTTAATTTATTTTTTTATAGTTCTTACGGTTTGTTGGGTTTTTTATAATTTAATGATGAAAAATGAGGGTCAATCGTGA
- the glpK gene encoding glycerol kinase GlpK, which produces MRKFIVSIDQGTTSSRAILFDLKGKPVFVSQLEFTQYFPKDGWVEHNPEEIWSTTQIVLKKVIQKSKSLKGKILTIGITNQRETTILWDKHTGKAVYNAIVWQDRRAVEYCNKLIKQKKETLIYNKTGLLIDAYFSATKIKWIIDNVPKAKQLIKQKRLLFGTVDCFLLWRLTRGTNHFTDATNASRTMLFNIATNKWDKQILDILKIPSHILPEVKDSSDDFGHTDPKITGESYSVTGMVGDQQSATIGQCCFESGSLKSTYGTGAFVLLNTGNKIIYSKNRLLTTIGYRINGKTTYALEGSIFIAGAGVQWLRDKIKFLKKAADSEKIIKKLKDNHGVYLVPAFTGLGTPYWNAKSRGVLSGLTRDTGISEIVRATVESVGYQTYDLFEAMKNDGLRPKIVRVDGGMVKNNWFSQFLSDIINIKVLRPKVDETTALGAAFMAGLKIGVYKSLNDISKNWSLDKKFSPKLKNKDRRKLIFGWQKAIKRTLIT; this is translated from the coding sequence ATGAGAAAATTTATTGTATCTATTGACCAAGGTACTACCTCTAGTAGAGCAATTTTATTTGATTTAAAAGGGAAACCAGTTTTTGTGTCACAGCTAGAGTTTACTCAATACTTTCCAAAAGATGGATGGGTAGAACATAATCCAGAAGAAATTTGGTCTACAACACAAATAGTTTTAAAAAAAGTTATTCAAAAAAGTAAATCACTTAAGGGAAAAATTTTAACAATTGGAATAACAAATCAAAGAGAAACAACAATTCTTTGGGATAAGCATACCGGAAAGGCTGTTTACAATGCTATAGTCTGGCAAGATAGAAGGGCAGTTGAATATTGTAATAAACTTATAAAACAAAAAAAAGAAACGTTAATTTATAATAAAACTGGTTTATTAATTGACGCTTATTTCTCAGCAACAAAAATTAAATGGATCATAGATAACGTTCCAAAAGCAAAACAACTTATTAAACAAAAAAGATTATTATTTGGAACAGTAGATTGCTTTTTACTTTGGAGATTAACGAGAGGAACCAATCATTTCACAGATGCAACAAATGCAAGTAGAACTATGCTATTTAATATAGCAACAAATAAGTGGGACAAACAAATATTAGATATTTTAAAAATTCCAAGTCATATACTTCCTGAGGTAAAGGATAGTTCTGATGATTTTGGTCATACAGACCCAAAGATTACAGGAGAGTCGTATTCTGTTACTGGGATGGTGGGAGATCAACAGTCTGCAACAATTGGACAATGTTGTTTTGAATCAGGATCATTAAAAAGTACTTATGGGACTGGAGCATTTGTTTTGCTTAATACTGGAAATAAAATTATTTATTCCAAAAATAGATTACTAACTACAATTGGATATAGAATTAATGGAAAGACAACCTATGCACTTGAAGGGTCAATATTCATAGCAGGTGCAGGAGTTCAATGGTTAAGGGATAAAATAAAATTTTTAAAAAAGGCAGCAGATTCAGAAAAAATAATAAAAAAATTAAAAGATAATCACGGCGTTTATCTGGTTCCAGCCTTTACAGGCCTTGGAACACCATATTGGAATGCAAAATCTAGAGGTGTTTTAAGTGGTTTAACAAGAGACACCGGAATAAGCGAAATTGTTAGAGCAACAGTAGAGTCTGTTGGGTATCAAACGTATGATTTATTTGAAGCAATGAAAAATGATGGGCTTCGTCCAAAAATAGTTAGAGTAGATGGAGGTATGGTAAAAAATAATTGGTTTTCACAATTTTTATCAGACATAATTAATATAAAAGTATTAAGACCAAAAGTTGACGAGACAACCGCATTAGGTGCAGCCTTTATGGCAGGTTTAAAAATTGGAGTTTACAAATCTCTAAACGACATTTCAAAAAATTGGTCTTTAGATAAAAAATTTTCTCCAAAATTGAAAAACAAAGATAGACGAAAATTAATTTTTGGATGGCAGAAAGCAATTAAAAGAACTTTGATAACATAA
- a CDS encoding carbohydrate ABC transporter permease — protein MKKYKWIVPTLYIIFLMLPIYWLLNMSFKTTTEIINTYTLWPNEFTLENYKKIFTDSTWYTGYLNSIYYVVLNTVISVAAALPAAYAFSRYKFLGDKHLFFWLLTNRMAPPAVFALPFFQFYSSVNLFDTHVAVALSHCLFNIPLAVWILEGFMSAVPKELDETAYVDGYSFWKFFFKIFIPTITAGIGITMFFCFMFSWVELLLAKTLTAVAAKPIAATMTRTASTSGYELGLLAAAGSLTIVPGAIVIYFVRNYIAKGFALGRV, from the coding sequence GTGAAGAAATATAAATGGATAGTTCCAACGTTATACATAATTTTTTTAATGCTACCAATTTATTGGTTATTAAATATGTCTTTTAAAACAACAACAGAAATTATTAATACATACACTCTTTGGCCAAATGAATTTACATTAGAGAATTATAAAAAAATATTTACTGATAGTACTTGGTACACTGGATATTTAAATTCAATTTATTATGTAGTCTTAAATACAGTTATATCAGTCGCCGCAGCACTTCCCGCTGCTTATGCATTTTCGAGATATAAATTTTTAGGTGATAAACATTTGTTTTTCTGGTTACTTACAAATAGAATGGCGCCACCAGCAGTTTTTGCATTACCATTCTTTCAATTTTATTCTTCAGTAAATTTGTTTGATACACATGTAGCTGTTGCCTTATCTCACTGCTTATTTAACATTCCTCTTGCAGTTTGGATATTAGAGGGATTCATGTCAGCTGTTCCAAAGGAGCTAGATGAAACTGCATACGTTGATGGTTATTCCTTTTGGAAATTTTTCTTTAAAATTTTTATACCAACAATTACTGCAGGTATTGGAATTACAATGTTTTTCTGTTTTATGTTTTCATGGGTTGAACTTTTACTAGCAAAAACATTGACAGCAGTAGCCGCAAAACCTATTGCTGCTACGATGACACGAACAGCTAGTACCTCAGGTTATGAGCTAGGTTTACTTGCAGCTGCTGGAAGTCTAACAATAGTTCCTGGAGCAATAGTAATTTACTTTGTTAGAAATTATATTGCTAAAGGATTTGCATTAGGAAGAGTATGA
- a CDS encoding glutamine amidotransferase-related protein, whose translation MKKILIVEGNLREENQSFTDGGIKTHTESLKDSISYFTKDLEIDVVNPSSDSNVSDVVKNLNKYDGMIWGGSSLNIYNDTPEIRRQLDFMRECQSNIKNILAICWGMQVAVTVAGGAVKRCERGAHRGIAHDIEINEEGLKHNIYKNKNKIFNTPAFNFDEVVTLPANSILLASNSINKVMGVSFKAGVSNIWGIQYHPEISYEKMISLIHFRTERLLNNKAFKNQNEIDNHVKIIEDEIKVSKLDARMRELENWLKFIDLKLNI comes from the coding sequence GTGAAAAAAATATTAATAGTAGAGGGCAATCTAAGAGAGGAAAATCAGAGTTTTACTGATGGTGGTATTAAAACACATACAGAAAGCTTAAAGGACAGCATTAGCTACTTTACAAAAGATCTAGAAATAGATGTAGTGAATCCTTCATCAGATTCAAATGTATCTGATGTTGTAAAAAATTTAAATAAATATGATGGCATGATATGGGGAGGCAGTAGTCTAAATATTTATAATGATACTCCTGAAATAAGGAGACAACTTGATTTTATGAGAGAATGTCAAAGTAATATTAAAAACATTTTAGCTATTTGCTGGGGTATGCAGGTTGCTGTTACTGTTGCTGGTGGTGCAGTAAAAAGATGTGAAAGGGGAGCTCATAGAGGTATTGCACATGATATTGAAATTAATGAAGAAGGCTTGAAACATAATATCTATAAAAATAAAAATAAAATATTTAATACGCCAGCTTTCAACTTTGATGAGGTTGTAACTTTACCTGCAAATTCAATATTACTAGCTTCAAATTCAATTAATAAAGTTATGGGTGTATCTTTTAAAGCAGGTGTAAGTAATATTTGGGGAATTCAATATCATCCTGAAATTTCATATGAAAAAATGATTAGCTTGATACATTTTAGAACAGAGAGACTTCTTAATAATAAAGCTTTTAAAAACCAAAATGAGATTGATAATCATGTTAAAATAATTGAAGATGAAATTAAAGTTTCTAAACTTGATGCTCGAATGAGAGAGTTAGAAAATTGGTTAAAGTTTATCGATCTAAAACTAAATATTTAA
- a CDS encoding ABC transporter ATP-binding protein, which translates to MSKISLKNLSHSYLSSQANKEDWALRNVNIDWNDGGAYALLGPSGCGKTTLLNIISGLINPTEGKILFNGEDVTNKNPVERNIAQIFQFPVIYDTMTVFDNLAFPLKNRGISEQEIKQKVEEIAEMLELTSTLHNRASGLTADGKQKISLGRGLVRSDVNVIMFDEPLTVIDPHLKWILRSKLKELHQKINRTMIYVTHDQTEALTFADQVVVMHEAEIVQIGTPVELFEKPRHTFVGHFIGSPGMNILPCKIDNGAISINGNKIETKIDIKGKSFSKTEVGIRPEFIDFNESGLPVKILKVSNTGRHKIIDTESESGKIKVIAKSSDNIPTGSAFLNFKKDYTYVYGDNWIIE; encoded by the coding sequence ATGTCTAAGATTTCACTCAAAAATTTAAGCCATAGTTATTTAAGTTCTCAAGCTAATAAAGAGGACTGGGCACTTCGTAATGTAAATATTGATTGGAACGACGGCGGAGCCTATGCACTTTTGGGTCCATCTGGTTGTGGAAAAACAACTTTGTTAAATATAATTTCAGGATTAATTAATCCAACAGAAGGTAAAATATTATTTAACGGTGAGGATGTTACAAATAAGAATCCTGTTGAAAGAAATATTGCTCAAATTTTCCAATTTCCAGTTATCTACGACACGATGACTGTTTTTGATAATCTCGCATTCCCATTGAAAAATAGAGGTATATCCGAACAGGAAATTAAACAAAAGGTAGAGGAAATTGCAGAGATGCTTGAACTTACCTCAACACTTCATAACAGAGCATCTGGTTTAACAGCTGATGGTAAACAAAAAATTTCCCTTGGAAGAGGTCTTGTCAGATCAGATGTGAATGTAATTATGTTTGATGAACCCCTAACAGTGATTGATCCACATTTAAAATGGATCTTAAGATCAAAATTAAAAGAACTACATCAAAAGATTAATAGAACAATGATTTATGTTACACATGACCAGACAGAGGCACTTACATTTGCTGATCAAGTTGTAGTAATGCATGAGGCAGAAATTGTTCAGATTGGAACACCCGTGGAATTATTTGAGAAACCTCGACATACTTTTGTTGGTCATTTTATAGGATCTCCAGGCATGAATATTTTGCCATGTAAAATAGATAATGGTGCAATTTCTATAAATGGTAATAAAATTGAAACCAAAATAGATATTAAAGGTAAAAGTTTTTCTAAAACTGAAGTTGGAATTAGACCAGAATTTATTGATTTTAATGAGAGTGGTTTGCCTGTTAAAATACTTAAGGTAAGTAACACAGGAAGACATAAGATAATTGATACTGAAAGTGAAAGTGGAAAAATAAAAGTAATAGCAAAAAGTTCGGATAATATTCCAACTGGATCAGCATTTTTAAACTTTAAAAAAGACTATACATACGTGTATGGAGATAATTGGATAATTGAATAA
- a CDS encoding NAD(P)-binding domain-containing protein — MTKVAIIGAGPCGLSMLRAFEHLEKKGEKIPEIVCFDKQEDWGGLWNYSWRTGSDQYGDPVPNSMYRYLWSNGPKECLEFADYSFDEHFGKPIPSFPPREVLQDYIIGRVSQGNLKSKIKFNTRVLNTSFKNDKFEVSFQDKVNDKIQTDEFDYVVVSTGHFSVPFIPEYKGMKSFPGRIMHSHDFRDAEEFRGKNVIVLGSSYSAEDVALQCNKYGAKSVTIGYRHNPMGFKWPEGMKEVFYLDRLEGKKAIFKDGTEQEADAIILCTGYLHHFPFLEESLKLKTHNRLYPPKLYKGVVWQDNHKLLYLGMQDQFHTFNMFDCQAWYARDVIMGKIKMPSDSEIDGDIKKWVDMEEKLENPDQMIDFQTEYTKELHEMSDYPKIDFELIRKHFKEWEHHKVEDILTYRNKSFSSPVTGSVAPIHHTPWETAMDDSLKTFLNK, encoded by the coding sequence ATGACAAAAGTAGCAATTATTGGTGCAGGTCCTTGTGGACTTTCAATGTTAAGAGCATTTGAACATTTAGAAAAGAAGGGTGAAAAAATTCCAGAAATAGTTTGTTTTGATAAACAAGAAGATTGGGGAGGTCTTTGGAATTATAGTTGGAGGACTGGTTCTGATCAATATGGAGACCCTGTTCCAAACAGTATGTATAGGTATTTATGGTCAAATGGACCAAAAGAATGTTTAGAGTTTGCTGATTACTCTTTTGATGAACATTTTGGAAAACCTATTCCATCTTTTCCACCAAGAGAAGTTTTACAAGATTATATAATTGGAAGAGTAAGTCAGGGTAATTTAAAAAGTAAAATTAAATTTAACACTAGAGTGTTAAATACATCATTTAAAAACGATAAATTTGAAGTAAGTTTTCAAGATAAAGTTAATGATAAAATACAAACGGATGAGTTTGATTATGTCGTGGTATCAACTGGTCATTTTTCAGTTCCATTTATACCTGAATACAAAGGTATGAAATCATTTCCAGGAAGAATAATGCACTCGCATGATTTTAGAGATGCAGAAGAGTTCAGAGGTAAAAATGTTATTGTATTAGGCAGTAGTTACTCTGCTGAAGATGTTGCTTTACAATGTAATAAGTATGGAGCTAAAAGTGTAACTATAGGCTACAGACATAACCCGATGGGATTTAAATGGCCCGAGGGAATGAAAGAAGTCTTTTATCTGGATCGTCTTGAGGGAAAAAAAGCAATTTTTAAAGATGGTACGGAACAAGAGGCCGATGCTATAATTTTATGTACAGGATATCTTCACCATTTTCCTTTTTTAGAGGAAAGTCTTAAACTTAAAACTCACAACAGGCTTTATCCTCCAAAACTTTACAAAGGTGTTGTGTGGCAGGATAATCATAAACTTCTTTATCTTGGTATGCAGGACCAGTTTCATACTTTTAATATGTTTGATTGCCAAGCATGGTATGCAAGAGATGTGATAATGGGGAAAATAAAAATGCCAAGTGACAGTGAAATCGATGGTGATATTAAAAAATGGGTTGATATGGAGGAAAAATTAGAAAATCCGGATCAAATGATCGATTTTCAAACAGAGTACACCAAAGAGCTTCATGAAATGAGTGATTATCCAAAAATTGATTTTGAATTAATTAGAAAACATTTTAAAGAATGGGAGCACCATAAAGTTGAAGACATTTTAACTTATAGAAATAAATCATTTTCTTCACCTGTTACAGGTTCAGTTGCACCAATTCATCATACGCCCTGGGAAACGGCAATGGATGACTCTTTAAAAACTTTTTTAAATAAATAA
- a CDS encoding DUF2160 domain-containing protein, which yields MAWTWQTAAFFIFIACCLIAMTVWEKKKPGGSPRKGILGLDTTRGDRLFLSLLSAAYIHLGWLGLIGPMLWVATIISFFFAIFVFRYV from the coding sequence ATGGCATGGACGTGGCAGACAGCAGCTTTCTTTATTTTTATAGCTTGTTGTTTGATAGCCATGACTGTTTGGGAGAAAAAAAAACCTGGCGGCAGTCCTAGAAAAGGAATTTTAGGTCTCGATACCACAAGAGGAGATCGATTATTTTTATCTCTTCTTAGTGCCGCGTATATCCATCTTGGCTGGCTTGGTTTGATAGGCCCAATGTTATGGGTTGCAACTATTATTTCATTTTTCTTTGCTATTTTTGTATTCAGGTACGTATAA
- a CDS encoding 2-dehydropantoate 2-reductase N-terminal domain-containing protein, whose translation MKKIVIIGAGAMGSAFSIPCADNSNEVILVGSFLEDKIIDQINNNKNQHPVLNCQLPKNVKVIKFSEFDDKMKDNIDLIVVGVSSKGIEWIGDEVSKFYNENTNILLLTKGLAVIENQFETLADKLEKILKIKGASNPKISAVGGPCLANGLANRIKSSVVLANNNIEIVKEIGKIISTSYYSTEFTDDLIGVEVCAASKNIYSMLIGASEGLSNENLNDKIKKKYYLNTAASLVYKSLSEMKKLTKKLKGKEETVFGLAGLGDLHVSAAGGRNSMMGNYLGKGLLYKDAKENHMKEITVEGADLAFEIGPKILKEFDKKDFPLLFCMLEAICNNKKLIIDW comes from the coding sequence ATGAAGAAAATCGTTATTATTGGTGCTGGTGCAATGGGATCTGCGTTTTCAATTCCTTGCGCTGACAATTCTAATGAAGTTATTTTAGTTGGTTCTTTTTTAGAAGATAAAATAATTGATCAGATAAATAATAATAAAAATCAACACCCAGTATTAAATTGCCAACTACCAAAAAATGTTAAAGTTATAAAATTTTCTGAGTTTGATGATAAAATGAAAGATAATATAGATCTAATTGTTGTCGGAGTAAGTTCGAAAGGCATAGAGTGGATAGGTGACGAAGTTTCAAAATTTTATAATGAAAATACAAACATATTGCTACTTACAAAAGGTTTAGCTGTAATTGAAAATCAATTTGAAACATTAGCAGACAAATTAGAAAAAATTTTAAAGATAAAAGGCGCCTCTAATCCAAAGATATCAGCTGTAGGAGGTCCATGCCTTGCAAATGGATTAGCTAATAGAATTAAAAGCAGTGTGGTTTTAGCTAATAACAATATTGAAATAGTAAAAGAAATAGGAAAAATAATTTCAACAAGTTATTATTCAACTGAATTTACAGACGACCTTATAGGAGTAGAGGTGTGCGCAGCTTCAAAAAATATTTATTCAATGTTAATTGGGGCATCAGAAGGGTTAAGTAATGAAAATTTAAATGATAAAATTAAAAAAAAATATTATTTAAATACAGCTGCCTCATTAGTTTACAAATCATTATCAGAAATGAAAAAGTTGACAAAAAAGCTTAAAGGCAAGGAGGAAACAGTTTTCGGACTAGCTGGATTAGGTGATTTACATGTAAGTGCTGCTGGGGGGAGAAACAGTATGATGGGAAATTATCTTGGTAAAGGATTGCTCTATAAAGATGCTAAAGAAAATCATATGAAAGAGATAACAGTTGAGGGTGCAGATTTAGCTTTTGAAATTGGTCCAAAAATACTTAAAGAATTTGATAAAAAAGATTTTCCATTACTATTTTGTATGCTTGAAGCAATTTGTAATAACAAGAAATTAATAATTGATTGGTAA
- a CDS encoding ABC transporter substrate-binding protein, with protein sequence MAAIKKWSNGEFKLSTLSSKQREKELKWFHDAAKPFKGMEINVLSETIPTHEYESKTLTKAFEEITGIKVNHQLLGEGEVVQAVQTQMQTGRNLYDAYINDSDLIGTHSRLQLAVNLTDWMAGEGKAVTLPTLDIDDFIGKSFTTGPDGKLYQLPDQQFANLYWFRKDWFDRADIKAGFKKKYGYDLGVPVNWSAYEDIAEYFTNDVKEIDGVRVYGHMDYGKRAPDLGWRMTDAWLSMAGAGSVGKPNGVPVDEWGIRMESGTCNPVGADVARGGAANGPAAVYAIRKWDEWLRSYAPPGAASMDFYQSLPALSSGNVAQQIFWYTAFTASMVAPKSSGNKTVDDNGNPLWRMGPSPKGPYWDEGMKLGYQDAGSWTLFKSTPVDRRKAAWLYAQFVVSKTVSLKKSHVGLTIIRDSDINHKSFTERAPKLGGLVEFYRSPNRVLWSPTGINVPDYPKLAQIWWQQIGDVNSGAFSPQEAMDRLAEEMNLVMSRMEAADKANNTYGGCGPRLSEPKGAKYWLDQPGSPKAKRNEKPQGKTVPYEKAWN encoded by the coding sequence ATGGCAGCAATAAAGAAATGGTCAAATGGTGAGTTTAAACTTTCGACTCTTTCATCTAAACAAAGAGAGAAAGAACTAAAATGGTTTCATGATGCAGCCAAACCTTTTAAAGGTATGGAAATCAATGTATTATCAGAAACTATTCCAACTCACGAATATGAGTCTAAAACACTAACTAAAGCTTTTGAAGAAATCACTGGGATCAAAGTTAACCACCAGTTACTTGGTGAAGGTGAAGTAGTACAAGCTGTACAAACACAAATGCAAACAGGAAGAAACTTGTATGATGCATATATCAATGACTCTGATTTAATTGGTACGCACTCAAGACTTCAACTTGCAGTTAACCTGACTGATTGGATGGCTGGTGAAGGTAAAGCAGTTACATTGCCTACATTAGATATCGATGATTTCATCGGAAAATCATTTACAACTGGTCCTGATGGAAAATTATATCAACTTCCAGATCAACAATTCGCAAACCTTTATTGGTTTAGAAAAGATTGGTTTGATAGAGCTGATATTAAAGCAGGATTTAAAAAGAAATATGGTTATGATTTAGGTGTACCAGTAAACTGGTCTGCTTATGAAGATATTGCAGAATATTTCACTAACGATGTAAAAGAAATCGATGGTGTTAGAGTATACGGACACATGGATTATGGTAAAAGAGCTCCTGATTTAGGTTGGAGAATGACTGATGCGTGGCTATCAATGGCTGGCGCAGGTTCTGTTGGAAAACCAAATGGTGTACCTGTTGATGAATGGGGTATTAGAATGGAGTCTGGAACTTGTAATCCAGTTGGTGCTGATGTTGCAAGAGGTGGAGCAGCTAATGGGCCAGCAGCGGTTTACGCAATTAGAAAATGGGATGAGTGGTTAAGATCATATGCACCTCCAGGAGCTGCTAGTATGGACTTTTATCAATCACTCCCTGCATTATCATCTGGTAACGTTGCTCAACAGATCTTTTGGTACACAGCGTTTACTGCATCAATGGTAGCGCCTAAGAGTTCTGGAAATAAAACAGTTGATGACAATGGAAATCCTTTATGGAGAATGGGTCCTTCACCAAAAGGTCCTTACTGGGATGAAGGCATGAAGCTTGGATATCAAGATGCTGGATCATGGACTTTATTTAAGTCTACACCAGTTGATAGAAGAAAAGCTGCATGGTTATATGCTCAGTTCGTTGTCTCAAAAACTGTATCTCTTAAGAAAAGCCACGTAGGTTTAACTATTATAAGAGATAGTGATATTAACCATAAATCATTCACAGAGAGAGCTCCAAAATTAGGTGGATTAGTAGAATTCTACAGATCACCTAATAGAGTATTGTGGTCACCTACAGGTATCAACGTTCCGGATTATCCGAAACTTGCACAAATATGGTGGCAACAAATTGGAGATGTAAACTCTGGTGCTTTTAGTCCTCAGGAAGCTATGGATCGTCTTGCAGAAGAGATGAACTTAGTTATGTCCCGTATGGAAGCTGCTGATAAAGCTAACAATACGTATGGTGGATGTGGACCTAGATTGTCTGAACCAAAAGGAGCAAAATATTGGTTAGACCAACCTGGATCACCGAAAGCAAAACGTAATGAAAAACCTCAAGGTAAAACTGTTCCTTACGAAAAAGCTTGGAACTAG
- a CDS encoding cytochrome oxidase subunit III, giving the protein MKNQTINLIGWILFIVSAIGFVISSIGSFWAMFGSLFFLFACFVFLIPFFRKDKNQI; this is encoded by the coding sequence ATGAAAAATCAGACTATCAACTTAATTGGATGGATATTGTTTATAGTTTCAGCAATAGGGTTTGTGATATCAAGTATTGGTAGTTTTTGGGCAATGTTTGGAAGTTTATTTTTTTTATTTGCCTGTTTTGTATTTTTAATTCCTTTTTTCAGAAAAGATAAAAATCAAATATAA
- a CDS encoding ABC transporter ATP-binding protein, translating into MSLELRNVEKKIGQETHIYETNLKLEKNTINVLLGSTLAGKTTLMQIMAGLDKPTNGEIWFNETNVTGVKVQKRNVSMVYQQFINYPNFNVYDNIASPLKITGVDSNEIKNRVGKVAELLKLSPMLNKRPNELSGGQQQRTALARALVKDSDLILLDEPLANLDFKLREELREELPKLFEDRDCIVVYATTEPSDALLIGGYTATLLEGKIVQHGKTLEVYNKPNSLQSAQVFSDPPMNIAKIKKQGDVCSLISDDVSWKINSKLKDGEYKVGIRPHNITTYKEGSNSLEISGKVLISELSGSESLIHFTNGDLNWVSLSNGIHQKNVGEQTKLFMNSDEFLYFDESNKLVNNV; encoded by the coding sequence ATGAGTTTAGAATTAAGAAATGTTGAAAAAAAAATAGGACAAGAAACTCATATTTATGAAACTAATTTAAAATTAGAAAAAAATACTATCAACGTACTTCTTGGATCAACCTTAGCAGGCAAAACTACGCTCATGCAAATTATGGCTGGATTAGATAAGCCAACAAATGGAGAAATTTGGTTCAACGAAACAAATGTAACTGGTGTAAAAGTTCAAAAAAGAAATGTCTCGATGGTTTATCAACAGTTCATTAATTATCCGAACTTTAACGTTTATGATAATATTGCATCCCCATTAAAAATTACGGGAGTTGACAGCAATGAAATTAAAAACAGAGTTGGGAAAGTTGCCGAATTACTAAAACTTTCTCCAATGTTAAATAAAAGGCCAAATGAACTTTCAGGAGGTCAACAACAAAGGACAGCACTTGCCAGAGCTTTGGTAAAAGATTCTGATTTAATTCTATTAGATGAACCTCTAGCAAACTTAGATTTTAAATTAAGAGAAGAATTAAGAGAAGAGTTACCAAAACTATTTGAAGATAGGGATTGTATAGTTGTATATGCAACAACTGAACCTTCTGATGCATTACTAATTGGAGGTTACACCGCAACTTTACTTGAGGGAAAAATTGTTCAGCATGGAAAAACTTTAGAAGTTTATAATAAACCAAATAGCTTACAATCAGCTCAGGTATTTAGTGATCCACCGATGAATATTGCTAAAATTAAAAAGCAAGGTGATGTTTGTTCACTAATTTCTGATGATGTGAGTTGGAAGATAAATTCAAAACTTAAAGATGGAGAATACAAAGTTGGGATAAGACCACACAATATCACCACATACAAAGAAGGCTCAAACTCCTTAGAAATTTCTGGAAAAGTCTTAATCTCAGAGCTAAGTGGTTCTGAAAGTTTAATTCACTTTACTAATGGAGATTTAAATTGGGTATCCTTATCAAATGGAATCCATCAAAAAAATGTTGGTGAGCAAACTAAATTATTTATGAACTCAGACGAGTTTTTATATTTTGATGAATCTAACAAATTGGTAAACAATGTCTAA